The Candidatus Poribacteria bacterium genomic sequence CCTTGATATCGTCCTGTTCGAGTGCCGAGTGGAAAATGGCGACTTCATCCATAGCGCCGGGAAAGAAGTTACCGTTTGGATCCCAGACACCGCATCCACCGATATTGACGTTAAAGGCAGATGTGCCATGATTTGCCCAGCCACCTTTTTTCTCGACGTATTCACCATCAATATAGGTATGCACGTATTCCGTCGTAGCGACACACCCGACGTGATGCCATTTACCATCATCGTGTTTGTATTCCCAAGGCTTCTGTGTGCCACCAGCGGTAGGTGTCCAGAGATTGACAGAGTTTGGGTTAATAAACCCGAATTCGGGCGCGTCGTTCTGTCCAACGAGTCCAGTTCGGTTCGCGTTGACATCACCGGTCTGCACCCAAGTGATGATGGTGAACTCTTCGAGGTTGTCAAGGAGTTTCGCTCCCGTTTTGACGCAGCTGGCTTTTCCATCAAATTTCAGTGCCGTGCCGAACTTACCCTCCACCCATTCAGGGGATTTCTCTAAGTCCGCGTCGTTTCCTCCAGGAGAGAGATCGGTAGCGACGCCGCCTTTGCCTTCATCGAATAACCATATCCCGACCGCTGTTTCGAGGTCGATTTCGGCGGTGCTCACATGAACAGCCATGAGGCTGAAACACACCGCGCCGAGCGTTAATAACACCTTTTTCATCGTTACTTCCTCCCAATATTTAGCGTGAGCGTGCTTGAAACGCACATCTATAGTGTTGAAATTCATCTTTAAGTTACATTATGATACCCTATGCA encodes the following:
- a CDS encoding LamG domain-containing protein translates to MNFNTIDVRFKHAHAKYWEEVTMKKVLLTLGAVCFSLMAVHVSTAEIDLETAVGIWLFDEGKGGVATDLSPGGNDADLEKSPEWVEGKFGTALKFDGKASCVKTGAKLLDNLEEFTIITWVQTGDVNANRTGLVGQNDAPEFGFINPNSVNLWTPTAGGTQKPWEYKHDDGKWHHVGCVATTEYVHTYIDGEYVEKKGGWANHGTSAFNVNIGGCGVWDPNGNFFPGAMDEVAIFHSALEQDDIKVLMEGFQAYLAVDPAGKLGTTWGHLKATNHFRQ